aaagccAGTAGATTAAATAGGATCAGTTTATCACTcgaaaataatgtaaataaacaactttaaaactgataataacaatgatattaACAATTAAACAGAAAAATCGTACACTCTTTTTTGTCCAAAGGTTTTGTTTGTTAACCAAGCAAACACAAAGAATTTTATTTTGTACAAGAAAATGACACAATATTTAGTTAAGGATGTGTaagtttgtgtgtatgtatctATAGAGGACTTTCAGTTAAGAAATTTGCCTAGTAAAGTGGAAAATATGAATCAAGGTATACCAAATAGTAATCCATGTAGCTGTGCTAAGCCAATCCCAATAAAAACAGAAGAGTGACGCGATTTTTTATCTACGAACGTACACAGgtacacgcacacatacacacagtcATGCTAAGAAAATATGAAGTATACTCGTTTGTATATATTATTTGAGAAAAAATCACCAGTGTAGTTTTTTACACACTGACTGGACAATAAATTTACCTTTTACAACACACTGCATTTTTGTCATTATGCGCAACTTCTACTTTTAAAAAGAGGAGAGGGGTAaagaaatttacaaaataaaaattaataacaatCAGGAAACCAGTTCAGCTCACAGCACATATTGAACAAAATAAACTTGTGAGCATTTTGACCTATTCGTGTGTATGTGACATATGAAAAGCGaaagagaaaaataattttGGGGAATTTCGTCTGTTCAACTCTTTATCAAATACacaaataactgaataataattagaaataaatacAGAAATGATGGGTTGGATTGTTGGACATATCAAAATAAACGAAGTTACACATGATATTAGATATAGAGTAAATTATTGGAAAATGGatgataattttgtttatatttgtagaataaaataataatattagtaataatgtgGTTTGGTTGACGATCACATTTCCTTCGGCAATGGTGGAGGTATGAAATCTTTTGATTGGTATGATTGTGTAACGAAGTAATACGCTAATAGAATAGCTATAATCAAAACAATTATGCTGATAACCAGTATGATAGGATTATACAGTGTGACTGAAAAAAAATTACAGAAATACGAAACTCGTAACTGACTATGATGATAACAGAGGTAAAAGAAAAAATGTTTATCAGTGCATCataaaaaatttcatatatatagtaCAATCATGTTAGATCTATCATACTAGACTCCACTAACCAGCCTGCCAGCTAGTTAAATCATTCCAGTGGTTGAATGCCCTCTAATCAGATATTTAACGTTCAATAGATGATAAAACAGTACTACAATTGAAAGTATCTATTGTTAGACAAGTTCTTGTATATATGAGTGGCATTTTATGCAAAGCAAGGCTTATTAATTAAAGCCCTTGACTTTCACAACTAACATGTTGCAAGTTTCAACCATAAGCCAACGACTTCAATTTACATAACAGGATAGTATTTCATTAGTCTTCTAACATAAATCTTCACATAGCATATAATAAATTTGGCATAAATAGACAAATACTTTCCTATGGCGAAGCATAGAATTTTACGCATAGTGACAAAATCGACTTACATGGACTAGAAACAGGAACAGATTCAACCACTTCATCTATCAATTCAGACTCAGAAAATTCATCATCAGCACTAACTGTGTATGTATGGATGGAAGAAACAAAAAGAGAGTAACAGAAATTGCATAACAATTAAAGGGTTTTAATACTTATGAGTTGTAAAAAGAGATTTATTCATGCTTGTAAAAGTACCACATAGTATGAAAAAAGGATAAAGCTAACAACATATATTATCTACTTCGTTACTGATAGGTGATTTACTTTAAGCGATTCAGTGATGAAACCGTAAAAACAAACAATGCAATAAATTATACGACAGACAACTTTATTTACTAGAAGACTTTGTTTGTGTAAGCATAATTCAATAGTGACAATTATGTCGCCATTCAGATACTTAATAGGATGTTATTTTAACCCGCACCTGCATAGTTTATAATTGACTTTTCTTTGGTCATATTAACTTGATACTATTTAGGAGTCCAAACACGAGAGGTCAGAAGCGGGATTAGAGGAAGTTGTACAATCTTGCCATTCCCTCACTAGTTTTGttatcgatgacattctgggaACAACTTTGAATGAAGTACGTAGTGGTGCGGATCTGTTTATTGCGAAAATGAGTAGACGTATGACATTGGTTTATTGTGAGATGATAAGCAACCTATCAGTTGGTAATCAGTGTCCGTAAATATGCCATGGTATTCTTACCTAATAAATCCAAAGTATTTTAATAAGACGAGCAGAAGCCTGTACCCGAAATCGTTTTGTAACGAtcgtcagtcagctacaacgtaggaccaggcatatatatgcatcggttcaagtcgTCATACCTcgttagcacagcaagatgaacacagGATTCAGAGAAGTAGTTAATCCAGTgctggtaatgtataaaagaaagattgtatataaggatgtAGTACAGGAACGTTCGTACATCTAAGTATTTGTGTGAGTGTTGGTGATAGTTTGACAGATAAAATTAATCTACGCACATTAAAATCCAGAAAGGATCATGGTAGTTTGGACCATCTTTGGCGCAATATTAAGTCGAGACAACGGTGCATTAATCAGAACAACTTTGACCAATGCATGCATGACCATTGCCCTCTCACCTGAGGACGTCCGAGGGCTTTGTTTTCCAATATCGTTATCACTGAAGGATAGCTCACAGCCGGAGATCATTATGTTAGTAATCAAAAGGTTCAGAAATCTGTTCGGGTTCAGTGACAATAAGTTGATAAGTATCACTGTCATAAAATACTGACTTCTATGCCTTAATTAAGTTCCGTATGCCAGTGGCTCCCATATCGCGTACTAATTGCTGATGCAGTGACTAGATTAACAAAGTAGAGGTAGTTAATTTATGACATAGCACCGCGGTATGAAAGCTGTCTAGAAATGAGGGTTCCTGTCCATCACAGCTCCACAGTTAGGGTCCTAGAGAAGATAGAGTTTGGTGTCTTGATATGTTACTAAATATAGTTCAGTAAACCTCCCAGTGGTGATCTTTCTGTAGTGTTTTTAacattcttcataaaaaaaGATAATCTCCATATTAATTGTATTCTTCACAGAACTGTATCTCATATTAAACGTTATTATTGTCATTGTCCActaatcattatttcattttttgatCGTGATTTCCTTCCCTCATTTAGTTCTTCACAATATTATTACTTTACTTTCATGAAACATGTATTTTCGGTGTCCAACTGTAACAAAATTAACGTGCATTAAATAGTAATTAAATCTCAAGCTAGTGATCAAAAGGCTTATTTGATAGCAGATGAGTCTTCACTGCACCATGTGACCAAAGTAGGTTAATGTTCCGTTCGTTAAGACTTCTGGATACCATGAGAATCATGAATGTGGTATACGGCATATTCAAAAGGGATACTCTACAGCAAGTAATGTCTCTTTTTAAACATCAGGGGATTACTATCGAACTCGTACTTCTTGAAAACAACCCTGCCATCCAAAAGCAATAGACAGGGATGTTTCAAAAAAGGCCCCAAAAGTCGACTGCATGAAAACTTCTCTATAGAAAGAAATGAGTTTTCTACTCTCTGTTGTGCTGACATTTGGATGGCGATAAAATTAGTactaccatcttgaaacactaTCTTAACAAACTAAATATATTTAGGGATTTTGTAGCACCACTAAACCTATATACTGTAAACTATAGGTTGcttattaataaattaatatatttgtaatatcccaataatattacaaatatattaatttatctataaaaatttactaaatgctcaatttatccaaaattatcaagtcaaaccttggtaatgatacctataggTTGCTTAGCTTAATATAAACTTGTATAGGGTTTGACACTAATCGCAACTACAGAAGTGTACATATATTTTGTGAGCATAATTGCTACTATACACTATCCAAAAATGTGTTTATTCTTCCGTTATTGATCTTCACGGCAAAATCTAATCCATCTTTGAATATCAACAAGGAGAAAACAAACTTTATCAGTAATAAATATCGCACTCGTTAAACAAGTTGGGAGTAATTTGGACTCTATGGCTTAGTAAATGTGTTGGTATATAGGGTGATAGGTGATAGGTTTCAGTCGCAACATGAACACCAACACTGAGATTTAAGTGCAATCAGATGAGCTCCTAAATAATGGGAAACGCGTGTCTTGAATTCACTTCTGGTCACAAACCAAAAATATAGTAGTCGCTACCACGATATTATCTGAATACATATTGCTAACTTACGTTCAGGACTTTTTTCCAAAGTAGTATCCAGGCACGACGCATCTATACGATCATGTGAGGACAACACCTCAATTTCAGAAACAGAATTTCTTAGACCAGTGGTATCGGAGGTAATCCCCTCCCCTGTGGGAATAGTGGGAGTAGTTCCAAGAGGTAAACAGAAGTAAACCAAACGATTTACAACATCTTCAGCGGTTTCTGACAAAAATTTATAATCGGACAATGGTAGTGTAGGACAAGCAGGAAGTCGAACTAATACCCGTTGAGGTAGCAACATACGAGGAACTTAAGGAAAAAAAGAGTGGAAATAGACACTTATGAGTGTAAATATACACTAAGGaatatgtaatcaaaagacaaattatcgaaacatttataaataaacagaaatccGAATCTACGCAGTAAGTCCAAAGAGAAATAAACAAGTAATATATCTTATATAAATTTTGATAGAcagaatttaataaattaacatGAATATGAAAATCCGGTCTAATAGAgtctataaaaataaattataagatTAAAAACTGATTTATTCAGCTGGGCGAAAGTCAAATCACACGttcatatttatatacactGATTTAGATCAAGTATTAATCCCATTATTAAGCTTTCCAACAACTTGATCTCCTTTCCCAGTTTACTTAAGTTGACTAGGCATTGCAAGTCATCTAAAAGAGTAGATTAAATCAAGTTCTAGTGGCACTAACAACGAATACGAAGAGATAAATTGTTAGAAACAGGGCTTAAATCATACTAGTTAAACGTTGAATtcttattattttgtaatttaataaTCTAGAGCAAAAGTTGATACATTTAAAGGTAAGCAAAAACGTACTAGTAGCGCGTTTCAGTGGATGACAAAAATAACTCCTAGTTTTCGTCATCTAAACGTTTTGATAATAGTAATTATGGTGTTATGGGTAAACTAGTGTTTCATATGTATTTTATCTAGAACTACAGTCGGAAAGTGAACTTTCTATTACATTCATAGTGAATTAGTTAAGTCGAATCAAGCTGTTTACAACAATGGAACAAACGAGTTTATGTTAAACCACCCTTATTATTCTGCAACTATTTAGCTGAGTTACAAAATATTAGCTACGTGATGAAAAATTCATATTAGTACATATGTTATAAAGGGATTTCTGTACTTGCAATGTTATTCAACTGCTTCAATACATGTCAcgttaaataaaagtagaggTTATTTGACATCTGAAAATATAATCAACCACTTACGGCACGTTaactcttcttgatctacaagATATCTAACCACAGATTAAAATTACATTAAAAACTTCAGTATTGTGCATGCCTCAAAGGGTGTTAAGTGTATGAGACGATACAGATATATAATGCTATTGAATGTATTTTTTAgtgaatgaaaaacaaaataagacAGCTTTATTTTTCTATCAgcttatcagaattctcatgatGAACAataatatctatcaaaattagTTACTTAGAGCAAAGAAtaagataaatgaataaatatgtgaatttattttcaattaaacaCTGAAAAATAGATACTTAAGATCAGATGATAGCTTACCTTCCAGTTCAGCACTGGTAATGTGTAACTCTTCTGTTAAAAGTTGTAGTCGTGCTAGTATACTCCGTACAAGATCATTCCGTAATGCCTAAAAATTATCAACAACGTAGATTAAATGATTGTTAACAAATATCATCAAAATGTTACTTATTAGTAAAACTATTCGCATAGTGTTAAGATAAGAATGAAAAAGTTTACAAGTTATAAAAATATTACAGAAAGTTATTACAAAAATACTCCGCCAATCTATCCATCAAGTAATAATTGCCATTGTTTAACAAGTAACCTTAATTATTGTTTCAAAAATTTGGATTAGAACGATAAAATACTGCAAACACCATAACAGTAAAATGAGTCAACATATTAGCCCAATTAAGTTACATTTTTTTAATACTTTCCCTAGATTTGAGCACTTAAACAAAATATCTCaggtttttgaaattttaattcaaTCTTTACTTCACTTTAATAATCAAGTACAAAATCATGTATTCAGCTctgaataatattgttttacgTGTGAAAGTAAATGATACAACCCAAATACCTAGCCGAAATAAGTGGAACAGAATTTTAACATGGGTAGGACCTAATTGTCAAAAGCTTTAACCACTTAGCTACTATTTTAATATCTGCATACATATTTCGATATTAGGGGGCAATAAATAATCGACATAAACTATTAGACGTAGGTTTCGTATTGATCGAACCTTCAGTCTCCCGTGAACTGATACTTTCTGTATCTTTCTATGTCACAATAAACGATATTATTATTGAACCATTTAGGTCATCTCTAACACAATGTTGTAAATAAAAATCCTCAGGAAATAAGATATACTTTTTCTTAACTCACTAACGTTTACAGTATGCAAAAGTTATCTTGTATTAACTGACTTAACCTGCATTATGCTACACTGAGAAATTCATTTCGATATCCTGATTTTAAAGAGTAATTCACTGTTTTTTCTTTTGCTTTCTACAAAGGACTTACGTTTCTTAGAATTTAAATGAGCTACAAAATATGTAATTAATCCGTTAGTTGTTTTTAACGAATTTTCGTTAGTTGTCTAATATAGATACCAGTGAGTATAACTTACGATTGGTTCAAGGTGCTATAccatttgtattatttaatatcaggtaaaatattttaaaacaaggaacagaaaatatgaaatgcactCTGAAATCGCTGAATTTCTGAATAAAAAGTTTTTGCTAGCGATTACTTTCCTGCATAAAAGGAACAAGTTTAAAGTGTAAGCAAAATGATATCcaaaagaaattaaattaacctttttaaataaatactcGTAAAGTATATATTTTACGATAAAGGTTtagtatttaaaaaatgaattagGAAATATTAAGAATATATACATAAGAGATTAGCTAACCTCGAGTAAGTCTCCAACACTTGAATTAGCTGGTAAAAACGCAATTCCAGGAATTCGGCCATTGATTAACAAGCGATTAATGGGAACGAAACTACCTGAAGAATCA
The genomic region above belongs to Schistosoma haematobium chromosome 2, whole genome shotgun sequence and contains:
- the ZDHHC12B gene encoding Palmitoyltransferase ZDHHC12-B, variant 4, which translates into the protein MNNGNDTNDSSGSFVPINRLLINGRIPGIAFLPANSSVGDLLEALRNDLVRSILARLQLLTEELHITSAELEVPRMLLPQRVLVRLPACPTLPLSDYKFLSETAEDVVNRLVYFCLPLGTTPTIPTGEGITSDTTGLRNSVSEIEVLSSHDRIDASCLDTTLEKSPELSADDEFSESELIDEVVESVPVSSPFTLYNPIILVISIIVLIIAILLAYYFVTQSYQSKDFIPPPLPKEM